The Nitrospirota bacterium genome has a window encoding:
- a CDS encoding diguanylate cyclase — MDKFKKAVFPLTVTIAYLLFIFYSGFLKTKPVLIPWISISGIIIFTGLYRYLSYIKKGFPFSGWKSLELLLPLLLLIETLIRFFNKPLLHLAYISVIVIISGYFPFKIIISCIAAIFLLGIPSQWWNKGYFSEESGSYFFILVTGIISYYISHKRLKISKKAVEDLEKLKNSALNLDASTEGSLFNEDRFSHLVKSVLDTERDLKEMLFLIKKIINTDAVALFMLEGDSLVLKASTEDKYSKSAYHGEGYLLSVIKGKKSLIQPRFKYSLFDIENTASKDAGSSLCVPVFDGSVSVGVLEMVSNGESAFGAHEEDIAASFAGQIGQTIGKARSYVEVERFAKGFKSLHEASRSFGTSLRVEEIAEKLVELVFGMVNSSAVGFFIPDKGELKVVAKEGFEPEDESFYSKGTYFDLIVKNKQPLHFSHLEGKRGVYPFRIPDAKTFLGIPIMSSGNDVLGILAVISREADAISSFHGHFLSIMADQAALSMTNARLHHEVEKLAMTDGLTRLYNHKHFYERLGEEFQRYERFPQPISLLVMDIDYFKKINDVHGHPAGDAVLLGLAAILKKTLRGIDIIARYGGEEFAAVLLNTETPRAKKIAERLRVKVMNTPFAVDGNDLTIALSIGVATYPHDAENKEDLINKADRALYYAKDNGRNQVCLWKDIGK, encoded by the coding sequence ATGGATAAATTTAAAAAAGCCGTTTTCCCGCTTACTGTAACGATTGCCTATTTGTTATTTATATTTTATTCCGGCTTTCTGAAGACAAAACCTGTTTTAATTCCATGGATTTCAATTTCAGGCATTATAATATTTACAGGCTTATACCGTTATCTGAGCTACATAAAAAAAGGTTTTCCTTTCTCAGGATGGAAAAGCCTTGAACTCCTTCTGCCGCTGCTTCTTCTCATTGAGACGCTTATCAGGTTTTTCAATAAGCCGTTATTGCACCTTGCCTATATTTCGGTCATCGTTATTATTTCAGGTTACTTCCCGTTTAAAATTATTATTTCGTGCATAGCGGCAATTTTTCTGCTGGGGATACCGTCTCAGTGGTGGAACAAGGGATATTTCTCAGAAGAAAGCGGGAGCTATTTTTTTATTCTGGTCACAGGCATAATTTCCTACTACATTTCGCATAAAAGACTTAAGATATCAAAAAAGGCGGTTGAAGACCTTGAAAAACTGAAGAACAGCGCCCTGAATCTTGATGCATCAACCGAAGGGTCGCTTTTTAACGAAGACAGGTTTTCCCACCTTGTTAAGTCGGTTCTTGACACAGAAAGGGATTTAAAGGAAATGCTTTTTCTTATCAAAAAAATAATTAACACTGATGCAGTCGCACTGTTTATGCTGGAGGGGGATAGTCTTGTATTAAAGGCGTCAACAGAGGATAAATATTCAAAATCCGCATATCACGGCGAAGGGTATTTGTTAAGTGTAATAAAAGGGAAAAAATCACTTATTCAGCCAAGATTTAAATACAGCCTTTTTGACATTGAAAATACAGCATCAAAGGATGCAGGGTCTTCGCTGTGCGTGCCTGTGTTTGACGGCAGTGTTTCTGTCGGAGTGCTTGAGATGGTCAGCAACGGGGAATCGGCATTCGGCGCGCATGAAGAAGATATTGCCGCCAGTTTTGCCGGTCAGATAGGACAGACCATCGGGAAGGCAAGGAGTTATGTTGAGGTGGAGCGTTTTGCAAAGGGATTTAAATCACTTCATGAGGCTAGCAGGTCTTTCGGCACTTCTTTAAGGGTTGAGGAGATAGCGGAAAAACTTGTGGAGCTTGTCTTTGGGATGGTGAATTCATCGGCAGTCGGTTTTTTCATTCCTGATAAGGGAGAACTCAAGGTTGTTGCAAAAGAAGGGTTTGAACCTGAGGATGAGAGCTTTTATTCAAAAGGAACTTATTTTGATTTGATTGTCAAAAACAAGCAACCTTTGCATTTTTCCCATCTGGAGGGGAAGCGGGGAGTGTATCCGTTCAGGATTCCTGATGCAAAGACTTTTTTGGGAATTCCCATAATGTCCTCCGGCAATGATGTGTTAGGCATACTTGCCGTTATTTCACGCGAGGCAGATGCAATAAGCTCTTTTCACGGGCACTTTCTGAGCATTATGGCTGACCAGGCTGCATTGTCCATGACCAATGCAAGGCTTCACCATGAAGTTGAAAAACTTGCCATGACAGATGGACTCACAAGGCTTTATAACCATAAACATTTTTATGAGAGGCTCGGAGAGGAATTTCAGAGATACGAAAGGTTCCCGCAGCCGATTTCTCTGCTGGTTATGGATATTGACTATTTCAAAAAAATAAACGATGTCCACGGGCATCCTGCCGGTGATGCGGTCCTTCTCGGCCTGGCGGCGATACTTAAAAAAACACTCAGGGGCATAGATATCATAGCAAGATACGGCGGTGAAGAATTTGCTGCGGTGCTGTTGAATACAGAGACCCCGCGCGCCAAAAAGATCGCAGAGAGGCTAAGGGTCAAAGTCATGAATACGCCTTTTGCTGTTGATGGAAACGATTTAACAATAGCCTTAAGCATTGGCGTCGCCACATATCCGCATGATGCGGAGAATAAGGAAGACCTTATCAATAAGGCGGACCGGGCGCTTTATTACGCAAAAGACAACGGTAGAAATCAGGTATGCCTGTGGAAGGATATCGGGAAATGA